In Spinacia oleracea cultivar Varoflay chromosome 5, BTI_SOV_V1, whole genome shotgun sequence, a single window of DNA contains:
- the LOC110793913 gene encoding cysteine-rich receptor-like protein kinase 10, translated as MEVIYRPSILVAFYIVIIFTLKTKSESIPDQQPRGMYRRCTKSINFSPNNTYNSTLNTLLNRLTSNASPNPSGFYSTSVYDSSVNNTFQGYFLCRGDLDNAACHSCVSMAVARDGSVCSRSNMETTIYYNRCMIRFSNNTLLGVLALEPEYSEQGPNPIGSNNDDLEQLIGNMFNALAFRAANDQSGRKFATTSVTLTALTTLYGSAQCTPDLSVGDCHICLTNAIGNLQLDRSGWNFLVPSCNMRFETYPFFDAAGYSLLSPPPPVITGFSNGRTNISIGLIIGIVAAAAITAAVLPTIGLCLINKKVEKYHAISTMLTKQGDDNMTVESLRYDLAQLQSATDNFSKENKLGVGGFGVVYKGTLLNGQNIAVKRLSTNANQGEEEFKNEVLLVAKLQHRNLVRLLGFCLTEEEKLLIYEFVPNKSLDNFLFDREKRRQLDWNTRYNIIGGVARGMLYLHEDSRLKIIHRDLKTSNVLLDESMSPKVSDFGTARIFGADQTHGTTGRIVGTLGYMAPEYVMHGKFSAKSDVYSFGILVLEIISGEKSCDFCEKDGATNLIAYAWKHWRNGTPLEFVDESIRDQSSMEEVIRCVNLSLLCVQDVEQRPLMSTIVLMLNSFSTIIPLPKEPTLNFPSTTNPGYTRDTNNSIQRSLSDISITIPR; from the exons ATGGAGGTGATATATCGTCCATCAATACTTGTTGCATTTTATATCGTAATTATATTTACTCTGAAAACAAAATCCGAAAGCATTCCTGATCAACAACCGCGCGGGATGTACCGTAGGTGTACGAAGTCCATAAATTTTAGTCCCAACAACACATACAACTCTACTCTTAACACCCTCCTCAACCGTCTTACCTCTAACGCATCCCCCAACCCAAGTGGATTCTACAGCACCTCAGTGTACGACAGCAGCGTTAACAATACCTTCCAGGGCTATTTTCTCTGCCGTGGAGATCTAGATAACGCTGCCTGCCACTCCTGCGTGTCCATGGCGGTGGCGAGAGACGGTTCAGTATGCTCCAGAAGTAATATGGAAACGACAATTTATTACAACAGATGTATGATCAGGTTCTCTAATAATACTCTACTTGGAGTATTGGCTTTAGAACCAGAATATAGTGAGCAAGGTCCTAATCCTATAGGAAGCAATAATGATGATTTGGAACAACTGATTGGGAACATGTTTAATGCTTTGGCGTTTCGAGCTGCAAATGATCAATCGGGAAGGAAGTTTGCAACGACGTCGGTGACTTTAACTGCGTTAACAACTTTGTATGGTTCGGCGCAGTGTACGCCTGACTTGAGCGTGGGTGATTGTCACATTTGCTTGACGAATGCAATTGGGAACCTTCAACTTGATAGGTCCGGTTGGAATTTTTTAGTGCCAAGCTGTAATATGAGATTCGAAACCTACCCGTTTTTCGACGCTGCCGGATATTCGCTGCTATCCCCGCCGCCGCCGGTGATTACTGGATTCAGTAATG GGAGGACGAACATATCAATTGGGTTGATCATAGGTATTGTTGCTGCGGCAGCTATAACTGCGGCGGTATTGCCTACTATAGGCCTTTGTTTGATCAATAAGAAGGTTGAAAAGTATCATGCTATTTCTACTATGTTAACGAAACAGG GTGACGATAACATGACCGTTGAGTCCTTACGATATGACCTAGCTCAACTTCAATCTGCAACAGATAATTTTTCGAAAGAGAATAAGTTAGGTGTTGGCGGATTTGGAGTTGTCTATAAG GGTACACTGTTGAATGGACAAAATATAGCAGTGAAGAGGTTGTCAACAAACGCTAACCAAGGTgaagaagaattcaagaatgaGGTGCTGTTAGTAGCCAAGCTTCAACATAGAAATTTGGTGAGGCTTTTGGGATTTTGCTTAACGGAAGAAGAAAAACTACTTATCTACGAATTTGTCCCTAACAAAAGCCTTGACAATTTCCTTTTTG ATCGTGAGAAGAGAAGACAACTAGACTGGAACACGCGGTACAACATTATAGGAGGAGTAGCTCGAGGAATGCTTTACCTCCATGAAGATTCTCGGCTTAAAATCATACATCGTGATCTTAAAACAAGTAATGTGTTGTTAGATGAAAGTATGAGTCCAAAAGTTTCAGATTTTGGCACAGCAAGGATATTTGGGGCTGATCAGACTCATGGCACCACAGGGAGGATTGTAGGGACACT CGGTTACATGGCACCTGAGTACGTAATGCATGGGAAATTCTCTGCCAAATCCGATGTATACAGTTTCGGTATACTTGTATTAGAAATCATCAGCGGAGAAAAAAGTTGTGATTTCTGTGAAAAGGACGGTGCAACTAACCTCATTGCCTAT GCATGGAAGCATTGGAGAAATGGCACACCTCTAGAATTCGTGGATGAGAGTATAAGAGATCAAAGCTCCATGGAAGAGGTGATAAGATGTGTGAATCTTAGTTTGTTGTGTGTTCAAGATGTAGAGCAACGACCTTTGATGTCGACGATAGTGCTTATGCTAAATAGTTTCTCAACTATTATACCGCTACCTAAGGAACCAACGCTCAATTTTCCTAGCACTACGAATCCGGGCTACACGAGGGACACTAATAACTCCATACAACGATCTTTGAGTGACATATCTATTACCATTCCAAGATAG